In Mus pahari chromosome 16, PAHARI_EIJ_v1.1, whole genome shotgun sequence, the DNA window tgacaacgaTGACAgtgacaacaacaaaatagttGGCTCCTGAGACATGACACCTGatgttaacctctgacctccacaggctcatgcacacccacccccccaacacacatacacacacgcacacacatacacaaaacaaaacaaaaaaaccaaactccaGTCAGGGTGCTGTAACTGAGCTTTATTGTAACTGGTTCCGTGGACTGGGGCCATCACTGCAGCTAGAACCTTGTACAAGGTGATCCTTGTAACCACGGACTATGTCTGACATACCCAGAAATGGAACCGGAACAGCAAGGGCTGAAGTGGAAGCATGTGCTGGTGTCTCACATGCCAATGATCACTCTATTTGATCACAGATACTTGATTGACACAAGGTCTTTGTGGGCTACTGAATCCCAGGAGGTGTCCTTCCTGTAGGAGTTCCATATGCCCCTTTGGCTTTGGGTATTTCCAAACAGCTTGAGTAGGAGCAACACGTTACAAACTTGGGGTAGGGTGGAATAACACagagcaattttaaaatatttagtacaTCTTCTTCTACAAAGAATGTTACAAAGAGTGAAACCAATATACTAGCATAttgatatatagagatatatatgtACAATTTACTACTTTATGCTTCAAAAGTGCAGGAAGataaattacataatatatatatataattttagatcTAGTGGACAATTGGATATTGCTCTTGTGTTGGACTTGATGCATTGGATGCGTGCCCATGGCTTGTCACTGAATGGAGAGGGGACCAGTGGGGATTAGGGAGCTCATAGAGTCCCGTGCTTAACCCCAGAGTGCCTTCTTCAAAGCAATATTTCAAGTTTTATAATGAGCTGAGGCTGGGTCAGAAGTTTCCAGTCCCATGTGCAATGTAGGATATTACCAAAAGTCTCAGCTTCATGACTTGGGCTGGGACCAAAGCAAAGCTGAAAGCCACTGGCCTAATAGTACTGTGTCCTCAGCCCCTGAGCCAGAGGGAAGTTTGCCAAAGGCGATATTAAGATAGCTACCCAGTGTTCAGATCAATCTATAGAACATAGTGTCAGAATGAAGACCAAGGAGGGAGGCTTCACCAACCTCTAAACTCACAGACAGCATAGAGAGGAGCAAAGACTGGATGGAGCTGTAGCAAGATCCTTGTGTCAATGAAGACTGAAACACTTAGGAATATGGAAACTGACACACAgggctgaaagaaccctgatgtgtGGTCACTGGAAACAGAGAAGCATGGAGCACAATGCTCTTGTCTAAAGCATGGTGACAGTTGGTAGGACAGACAGGATTTTACTGCAAAGGGATCGCCACAAATGTATATATCCTATATGATGTGTAGATAATGTATGTGCCACATCATCCACAGGGCCATGGTCTTTCCCTTGCTGTTCCCCAAATCTAAATGACAAGGTGATATGTTTTCTCCGAGAGGAGAAATGGAACAAATTGAAGACATTCAAGAAAATTCCACAACTCCATCTCAGTGTGATAAAGAATGGCCATTGGGAACAAATGGGGAAGATAGAAGAGACTCAGAGTGGCCCTGGGCGGGGTACAAGGGCTCCAGGCTCTTCTTGCTTGGTTCCTGGGCTTCCTCATTTCTCAGTGTGGCTGCTTGCCCAGGTAACCCCAAGGGTTTGGTTCTAGAAGTCTAAGGAGATGGTAAGATCGCTGAGGCGATACGGTTTTCTGAGGGAACTCCCTGGCACTCAGCACATCACCAGGGTGAGTTATGATTGACAGAGCAAAGAGGGCTAGACCAGATGAGGGGACTGAATTATAGAGGTCTTAAGGAAGCAAGAGTGTTTGAACACAGTGTGCTTTGGAGGCTTTGGTGGAGCAAGAGGGCTACCAAAACACCCCAGCATCGGGACCTCTGCCCGCTGGCCATGAGAGTACTGCATAGAGCCTCCTCTACCCGCGGACTGGTCGGTGGTAAGATGGCTTAGAGAATGGTCGAGCTGGCACCCAAGACCAGCATGTGTCTTATCATTGACTATGGAAGTAAGAATTTCCAAGAATCAAAACCCAGCCAGACTCCAGGATGGCAGGCAAATTACACTAAGCCATGGGCACTGTACCCAGGAAAGAGAGATTCGCCCAACCTATCTGCAGCCACTGTGGCCGCTGATCCCTCGCCCAACCTATCTGCAGCCACCGTGGCCACTGATCCCTCAAGCAGTAGCTATGATTCCTTCTGAAGAATACGGGGTGCACTCAAAAGTCCTTAGGAGAGGATTGCTTCTGGGGTGCACGCTGCACTGAGGAACTCTTAAGGGCATTCAGCAAGGAACAAGGAGAAGATTTACTACGAATTAGATGTATTTTCTAGCAATCTACTTCTGATGTAGATAAATCGTTAAAAACACAGTGAACGACGTCTGTTTCAAAGTATTTCATTAAGGTGCAATGCGTAGCATCTACATGCTCGTGTCagttagaaaaaaatggatgTGCTTCTGGTTATTAGACGCTCTTGCTTGGCTGGTTCCCAGCTGGGTACACGTGGAGTTAGTTAAGACAGGAAAACCATCTtgtgggaggggaagaggaagtctAAAAACATACctactttatttccttttatttaaaaattggagGGCTGGAAGAAGTGGCAACCCTCGAAGGTCAGAAGAAAGTTAGTTCACGTCTCTAGAACCCTCAAAGTatagaggacacacacacatatacacatacacacatacacacacatacatatacacacacatacatacacacatacttacacacatacctacacacacacacatacacacacacaggggcgtTATTGCGATGTTTACATGATGTCACAATGTCCTGACTCAAAAACTGAAGAAGTGCTGACACAGCATCATGCCGCAAGTGGCCTTGACATTACATGTGAAGTGTGTACTCCTAACAGACTGACACGGTGCTTACTAAGAAGGCTTTGAGGAAGAGGGGGGGCAACCCCTTAGTGTGTGTCAGTAGGAATAGCTCGAGTATCACTTAGAAAGGGGTTATGGTATTTTGTCTTTAATCCCACTAAAAATCCACTCACGGGAACCACTGGGATCCGTAGGTCCATGTTGGACCCACTGGTTTCTCACCCCCTTTGACTGCCTACCTGCTCCTCCCCCAAAGACATTAGTGACTTCTGATCTAAGCTGCCTGATGCAGGATGGTACCGGTAGCCACAGTCTAACCTGCTGTCACACGCACATGCATCACACAGTACTCTCAGTTGCTCCTGTGTCCACAGCTCAGAGTCCCCTCATCTCCAAATGGCTAAAGCCCACTCAGGACTGGCCTTGGCTTCCTGGGATGCTAAGAGCATCCCAGGTTCTGCATCTCCTGAGGGGGTTGGGCTAGTGGGGTGTGTGGAATGCCTCTGAAGGACATTGCAGGGTATGTCGCAGCCAAATGCAATGTTTTAACACACGGGCATCGGACATGCTGCCCTGACGACAGTGGGGGTTcacagaggggaggaagagagaggcccTGAGAGTAGCAGCTCCTGCACGAAGGCCTCTCACATGACCACGCACTTGCCCTtgagcttctccttcctcttctgctgCTTGCTCTTCTTGCCGTCGATCTGGAGGCTCACGGTCCTGCGCTTCTCCAGGTTGAGGAGTTCCTGAAAGAGTTCCTTGACGTTGTGGTTGAGCTTGGCGGACGTCTCCATGAAGGCGCACTTCCACGTGCGGGCTAGGGCCTCTGCCTCGCTGCTCTGGACCTCGCGGTTGGGGCTCTCATCACACTTGTTACCCACCAGCATGATGGGGATGCTCTCCACATCCCCCTTGATCTCGCAGATCTGCTCATAGATGGGCTTGAGTTCCTCCAGGGACTGCCGGCTGGTGATGGAGTAGACCAGGATGAAGGCGTGGCCTTTGGAGATGGACAGCCGCTGCATGGCCGGAAACTGGTGGCTCCCGGTGGTGTCGGTGATCTGCAGCGTGCATATGCTCTTGTCACAACTGATCACCTGCCGGTAGGTGTCTTCCACGGTTGGGATGTAGCTCTCCCTGAAGGTCCCTTTCACAAACCTCAAAACGAGGGAGCTCTTGCCAACACCACCTGCCCCAAATACCGCCACCCGGTAGTCGTTGCTCTGTTCCGGCATGTTGCTTCAGAACTCCACTACTGACCAGGAGATACCTAGCAGAGGAAGCAGACATCGGGAGAGTTAATTTGAAAATGGGTTTTgccttcttttgaaaaaaaaaacaaaaaaaaaaaaaatgaagtgattaAGTTTGTGTTCACTATCTCTACCTAAAAAATATTTCCCGATTACATTTAGCTACTTCCACAATTCAAAACCCAAATTCTCTTGACTAGTCCTCAGTTTCCCTTAAAGCAGTAGGTCTACTTTGTAGCTAACTGAAGTTGGTCCGCTCTTCCCTATTGACCTTGACTCTTGACTCTGAGCATGTCTGCTAACATACAGGCCTTTTGCccaggaaggagataaagagccAGCCTAAGATACATAGAATGAAGGCAGACCATGGGTGACGAGGAATCGTCATACATGCCACATGCCTCAGTGTACAAAGTCCTCGCAGCATCACCTGTAACACTGCATGCACAATATGCTGGGCCCAAGAACACAGTGTGGTAGTGATGGCTTAGTGCTCAAACATGAGACcccgaactcagatcctcaggccccatggaaaagccaggcatagtgacatacacctggaaccccagcacaGGGTGGGGTGGTAGTGAAGGCTAGAGGATCCGTGAAGCCCACTGAAGAGCTCGCCTAGCCGAGTgtgtgagctccagattcagtgagacattgtcagaaaagggagggagggagggaggaatcaaataaacaaagggaaggagaaatgaaaagggaagaaaggaaacaaagagaaaggaaaagagagagagagagagagagagagagagagagagagagagagagagagacatgctcCAGTTGTTGATGGGCCTgcactcatatgtatatatgtaaaataaattgaaTTCAAGAGATTGAAAAAAAATGGGAGCATGAAGTtggaaacaggaagtggggcagCATTCAGGGGAGTTGGAGGGGGGATACATAACtataatacattgtatacatatatggagTTCTCAAATAATAGATTTAAATTATAAACAAGTGATTGGTGAGCAAAAGAAGAAGATACCTAATGTCTAACTCTGGCCATCCTGTGAATGCGCACATATGTGCGTGTACACTctaacacacatgtgtacatgtatgtacacagtgCATacattacacagacacacacatgcatctcacacaggcagacagacagacacacacctggTTTGCTGTCTTTTTACATTCTGAGAGGAATAACTAAGCAAAGTGAGGCTCCCAGAGTGTGGCATTGAGTATACTGAATGTTTCTGCTCCCAGTACACAGCGTTGAGAGTACCGAATGTTGCTATCAGCCCATGAAATCCTCTACCTTTTAGAGAAGTTGGTGTCATTATCATTGTGACCACACTGGAAACAAGGGACAAGGAATCCTATGTCCCCAGCATCATATACCATGGAGAGACATCATGGCCACCCGCAGGCTGCCACAAGGCAGGCCTGGCCACCTTGTCCTGGGCGTCAGCCAACACGTAGTGTAGACTGTGTCTTCtgggaaggaagactgaagtgcTCACTAAGAAGTTTGCAGGTTTCAGTCACGGACTCTAAAACAAgtatatgctttattttttttaaagtcctaagTGCCGCCATTATGAGTACAGCACGATACCAGGTACGTATTAACTGTCACTAAGATCGATTCCAGTGAGATCTCTGCTCACTGCAAGCATTGCCCTCGAGCATAAAAGATGTGTAAATATACTTTCTCTGGAGCTAGAGAAACGGCTTGGTAATTAAAAGCATGttctgttcctgcagaggacccaagcatggttctcagcacccacatcaattccccataactccaactccagggaaccCTCCTTTTGAGTCCATGGGTTTTTGCAATCACAGGCGCATACCCACACCTAGACACGCAAGCATCATCAAAAGCGCCTAATGAGAAGCAAAATAGGTTAAATGTCCTCTCTTCATTGACAAACCATCAAATATCTTTCCTCTGTACCTTCTTAGACAAAGAAAGGCACCCCTTACACAAAAGCAGGGAAAACTAAGCCACGcccacattttaaaactaaaattgacATTAGATGTGAGCGTGTGAAGCATGGCGCCCATTGTTTCCTCGCAGGTGAACAGCGTGCTAACACTTCGCTTTCTGAGTTTTTGAGTCACTGTGGGACAATAGCAAACATGGCTGACCAAGATAACTTTCAGAGTCCAGTAAAAAGCTATCAGCTGTAAGTAAGTAGAGGCAGGAAATGGGTTTGTTCCAGGGAACATGAATCTCAGGCTTTTAATGATCCTCTATGTCCTGCACATCTGCTTACATGGTAAGTCAGCTAAGTTTTCTGTGTTCCGGAATGTGCTAGATAATACCAAACAActagtggtggtttgaatatgcttggcccagggagtggcacattAGAAGGTGTAGCATTGTTGGAGGACATAtatcactgtgagcatgggccTTAAGACCTTGCCCTcgctgcctgggagtcagtcttctcctgtttgctttggAACAAgtggtagaactctcagctcctctagccccaggcctgcctggatgctgccatgttcccaccttgatgataatggactgaacctctgaacctgtaagccagccccaattaaatgttgtccttttaagagttgccttggtcatggtgtctgttcacagcaatgaaatcctaactaagacataacTGATTCGATTAAGTTGCCAGTTTTTATGGAATATACTGTGGCTTACCAAACAACTAACTAAACATCAGTACTAAAATAGAACAGGAAGATGTCAGACCATTAATTAATGGAAGTCTGCTCAGGAGTTTGATTAAGTCTATTAGATGGTTATGAGATAATTAAAACCAATCTAGGCATGCAGCATTTTGACAAAATGTCCTGAAATttagatttcaaaacaaaagcaatggcaTCTGGAATCTGATTTGAAATGTCCCTTTCCAGCCTCAGTGTGGGAGTCCCTCACTGTTGGGAGGGTTATGTTCTCATGCACTCTTGGCTACTGTTATAACTACAGAGCTCCAGCTTGAATGGAAGGACCCAGCTATACGGTAACATGTCATTAAATCTGGACCTTAGTGTTGCCACCAGAGCTCTTGGTCCACACCACAAGAGTTTGAAGAATTTGCTGGCACATGGGGCCTTATGTTGCACTCTCTTCATAATTCAACCAGCCCAAGAAGCAGTACTAAATAACCATACTAGTATCCATGGTTACCAGCGTTTATCTATCTAAAGATATATCTACTTTGTTTTGGCTAGAGTCCAGGTTAGTGAGAGTCCAAGAAGCTACTGTGTCTGCAAGGACCTGAGACAGCGTGTACTCAAAGGGTGTGAAGTATGACGTGAAGCTCAATGGAAGAGAGGTGGGCATAGCCCCATGTTCAATTTCATGCCCATAAAATACTCCCAATAGATCCTGCAAATTCAGTGTTTACCCAAAAGAAGCCTAGAGCAGTCTAGGGCCCCCCAAACACAAGAATTATCCAGTATGGCCCACACAGCATATGCTGTTACATAATTACAGAAGGCAAGAGGATCCACTGGGGCATAGGACTCTGTCTGGAGCCCAGGGAACATCTCATGGACAACTGGGGTTGGCCAGATGGCAAGTGGATGAAAGGCTTGTTGGTCCCAAGGCAGGGCCATATGGAAAGcagaaaatgtgagaaaaaaaaaaaaaaaaacaggccatTTGTGTCCTTTGGCATGGGGGGCAGGAGGTTGGTGTGAAGAACTGTGTGAATTCTAGCAAGGTGAAtgtggaggcagggagggcagaGGTGGGCCACAGATTTATGGTGGAACTGAATAAAGAATAGAGaatccaaaaaacaaagaaaaatccctCAAATTGGTTCATTTCCCATGTAAGAAATTGatttctcgggctggtgagatggctcagtgggtaagagcacccgactgctcttccaaaggtacagagttcaaatcccagcaaccacatggtggctcacaaccatccgtaacaagatctgactccctcttctggagtgtctgaagacagctacagtgtacttacatataataaataaataaatctttaaaaaaaaataaaagaaattgatttcTCTTTAGCTAACATAGCTACACAAATAGGTGGGGACGCTCAAATGACTACAATCAGAAGTAAATGGGAGACAGAATGACTGGccttataaaaataaagactataaGGAATATGAAGGGCTCCTGGTCTCCCATGTGACAACAGGACAGATAATATAAACGAAGAAAATGAAAGTTGGCTAAATggactcaaaaactaaaaataaaaaccatgaggATCCTAAAGTATTAAACCAGTAGCCAGAAGCTACCTACAAAATACcctaaaaaccaaagaaacaaaaaaccaggacTAGTCAGCTTTAGCAGTGAGTTCCACAAACCCTTAAAAACCAAACGGTATCAATTCTTCATTAAATTTTACCCCGAAAAGTTAGAGAAGAAACactattctttgttctttcttgagtttcacaTTATATACTATGATACTAAAGCCAGACATATGTCCCAAGAAAACTATATACCAGCATCTCTTGATGATAGATAGAAAAATTCTCAACCAGATACTAGGTACATGAAACTCTTGACATACAAAGAGATCATATGCCTTACCCAAGTGGGGTTTATAGCAAAACTACAAATTACTTCGTACTTGAAAATTAAATGATGTAATGGTGCCTGATGGCTTAGCAGGGAAAGGTGACTGCTCTTAAACCTGATGGCTTGTTCAATCCCTGGGGTCTACAAGGTGGAAGTCAGACCTGACTCCTGTCAAGAATTACCACCACGTATGTGTCACAGAAAGcctagcacacatgcacatgcacacgcgcacacacacatacaagtaataaagggaaaatttctTAGACAAAGGGTGCATTGTGAAAATCTCAGTGTGGGTGATATTAAGGGTAGAGACTAAATGTGCCTCCCTGAGAATGGGAAAAAGATGAGGTACTGGCTCTGCCCTTCCCAGCTTGTATTCAGCAAAGGAAATTtagacacaaacacaaagcaaaagcctGTGTCAGATTCGTGCCCATCTTCTACGGAGCTACGTACTACaggctgtggaacctttaagaaGTGGGGTCTAGTGAAATGCTCAGGGGAGGCTGAGGATCTGTGATCTGTTCCACCTTTCTCTTTTGCTCTGACACACACTCCTACCATGAAACATCACCCAGGCTCAAACCAGGGGTTTATCAA includes these proteins:
- the Diras2 gene encoding GTP-binding protein Di-Ras2, with protein sequence MPEQSNDYRVAVFGAGGVGKSSLVLRFVKGTFRESYIPTVEDTYRQVISCDKSICTLQITDTTGSHQFPAMQRLSISKGHAFILVYSITSRQSLEELKPIYEQICEIKGDVESIPIMLVGNKCDESPNREVQSSEAEALARTWKCAFMETSAKLNHNVKELFQELLNLEKRRTVSLQIDGKKSKQQKRKEKLKGKCVVM